The Globicephala melas chromosome 13, mGloMel1.2, whole genome shotgun sequence genome includes a region encoding these proteins:
- the HIC2 gene encoding hypermethylated in cancer 2 protein, translating into MVSGPLALRWCVWAGRGDMGPDMELPSHSKQLLLQLNQQRTKGFLCDVIIMVENSIFRAHKNVLAASSIYFKSLVLHDNLINLDTDMVSSTVFQQILDFIYTGKLLPSDQPAEPNFSTLLTAASYLQLPELAALCRRKLKRAGKPFGSGRGGAGLGRPPRGQRLSTASVIQARYPGLVDGRKGAHTPQELPQAKGSDEELFLGGSSQESAHGLGRPVCPASGEAGLGGCSTNGSGGGCEQELGLDLSKKSPPLPPATPGPPLTPDDPAQLSDSQQGSPLSASAPPVANSASYAELGGNPSEPMDLEGAEDNPLSLLEGPGGQPPRKSLRHSARKKEWAKKEPVAASPFERREAAPKGPCPGEEAEGLGDRVPNGILASNAVAGGPYGEPSYPCKEEEEENGKDGSEDSGQSGSEGGSGHAGAHYMYRQEGYETVSYGDNLYVCIPCAKGFPSSEQLNAHVETHTEEELFIKEEGAYETGSGGAEEEAEDLSAPSAAYAAEPRPFKCSVCEKTYKDPATLRQHEKTHWLTRPFPCNICGKMFTQRGTMTRHMRSHLGLKPFACDECGMRFTRQYRLTEHMRVHSGEKPYECQLCGGKFTQQRNLISHLRMHTSPS; encoded by the coding sequence GTGCTGGCCGCCAGCAGCATCTACTTCAAGTCCCTGGTCCTGCACGACAACCTCATCAACCTGGACACGGACATGGTCAGCTCCACGGTGTTCCAGCAGATCCTGGACTTCATCTACACCGGCAAGCTGCTGCCCAGTGACCAGCCAGCCGAGCCCAACTTCAGCACGCTCCTCACCGCCGCCAGCTACCTCCAGCTGCCCGAGTTGGCAGCTCTCTGCCGGCGCAAACTCAAGAGAGCTGGCAAACCCTTTGGCTCCGGGCGGGGTGGGGCCGGCCTGGGGCGGCCACCCCGCGGCCAGCGGCTGTCCACGGCCTCTGTCATCCAGGCCCGGTATCCGGGGCTCGTGGACGGGCGCAAGGGGGCCCACACCCCCCAGGAGCTCCCCCAGGCCAAAGGCTCCGATGAGGAGCTCTTCCTGGGCGGCTCCAGCCAGGAGAGCGCGCACGGCCTGGGTCGGCCGGTCTGTCCAGCCAGCGGGGAGGCCGGCCTGGGTGGCTGCAGCACCAATGGCAGTGGTGGGGGCTGCGAGCAGGAGCTGGGCCTGGACTTGTCCAAGAAAAGCCCCCCGctgccccccgccacccccgGGCCCCCCCTCACCCCCGACGACCCAGCCCAGCTGAGTGACAGTCAGCAAGGCTCACCCCTCTCGGCCTCCGCCCCTCCCGTCGCCAACAGTGCCTCTTACGCCGAGCTGGGGGGCAACCCCAGTGAGCCCATGGATCTGGAGGGGGCCGAGGACAACCCCCTGAGCCTATTGGAGGGGCCGGGCGGGCAGCCCCCCCGCAAGAGCCTCCGGCACTCGGCCCGCAAGAAGGAGTGGGCCAAGAAGGAGCCCGTGGCTGCCTCCCCCTTTGAGCGGAGGGAAGCAGCGCCGAAGGGTCCctgcccaggggaggaggctgaaGGGCTTGGGGACAGGGTTCCCAACGGCATCCTGGCCAGCAATGCGGTGGCGGGCGGGCCCTACGGGGAGCCCTCATACCCCtgcaaggaggaggaggaggagaacggCAAGGATGGGAGTGAGGACAGTGGGCAAAGCGGGAGCGAGGGCGGCAGCGGCCATGCCGGCGCCCACTACATGTACCGGCAGGAGGGCTATGAGACGGTGTCCTATGGGGACAACCTGTATGTGTGCATCCCCTGCGCTAAGGGCTTCCCCAGCTCCGAGCAGCTCAACGCGCACGTGGAGACGCACACAGAGGAGGAGCTCTTCATCAAGGAGGAGGGTGCCTATGAGACAGGCAGCGGGGGCGCCGAGGAGGAGGCCGAGGACCTGTCAGCGCCCAGCGCGGCCTACGCAGCCGAGCCCCGGCCCTTCAAGTGCTCGGTCTGCGAGAAGACCTACAaggacccagccactctgcggcagcACGAGAAGACTCACTGGCTGACGCGGCCCTTCCCCTGCAACATCTGCGGCAAGATGTTCACGCAGCGCGGCACCATGACGCGCCACATGCGCAGCCACCTGGGCCTGAAGCCCTTTGCCTGTGACGAGTGCGGCATGCGCTTCACCCGCCAGTACCGCCTCACTGAGCACATGCGCGTGCACTCGGGCGAGAAGCCCTACGAGTGCCAGCTGTGCGGGGGCAAGTTTACGCAGCAGCGCAACCTCATCAGCCACCTGCGCATGCACACCTCCCCCTCCTAG